TCAGTACAAATAATATTTATTTTAAAAATAAAATTAAGAAAATCGTTCATCGGGTAATCATTATCATTCAATGTTGGTAATTTTTTTATTATAAAATACTGATTTTAAGTATCTTTATTATTTGTTATCATTTTTTTAATTAAAAATTATCATCATTACAACCATGTCCGCCCTCCTTGAAAAAACAACCAAAGGGTATATTCCGTACCTTATTTTGTTTGTTTTTTCATTTTTATTATACGCCAATACCCTGCATCATCAATACGCATTAGATGACGGAATGACTATTCTCAACAATGAGTATGTATTGAAGGGAGTGAGGGGTATTCCCGATATTTTTACCAAAGATATGTTAGATAGCTATTATCGGAAAATGGGCGCAAATGGTCGTTTGCACGGGGGGCGTTTCAGACCATTATCCGTTGCCACTTTTGCCGTAGAGCAGGAGTGCATCGGTGCGCGAAACAATATGGACTTTGGCAAAAATGAATGGGACGTAAATAAAAACGGCATCAGCGAACCCGAAGAAGATGTATATAAAGATGGTATTTACGACCAAAAAGATGCGATGGCAAAAGGCTTCGGGCTGCGGCATTGGGTAAATGTTTTGCTGTATAGCCTACTGGTTTGTTTGATATTTGCGGCTTTGGTAAAAATAAATTTCCGGCACGGACAAGCCTTAGCCGCTTTGATAATAGCTTTGTTGTTTGCGGCGCACCCCATACACACCGAAGTGGTAGCCAACGTAAAAAGCCGCGATGAAATACTTTCGTTGCTGTTTATTGTAGCTACACTGATAGCTGCCCACAATTTTTATCGCCGCAATGATACGAAATGGCTGCTGCTCACGGGTTTCTTCTTTTTGATGGCGATGCTGTCCAAAGAGTTCGGGATTATTTTGTTGGTGCTGCTGCCTTTGTCTTTTTATTTATTTGAAAAAGACATCATTGCCTCGAAATATACAAAAATAATGGGCATAATAGGAGGCACTTTGCTGATATATATACTTCTGCGCCTACAAACAGGAGCTTTGTTTCAAAAAGAAGACATAGGTGTAGAATCCGAAATTCTCAATAATCCGTATTTATTTGCCAAAGGCACTGAGGCTTTTGCTACCAAAATATTTGTGCTGCTCAAATACCTCATTTTACTCATTATTCCTTATCCGCTTGTCAGCGACTATGGTTATAACTCCATTCCCTACAAAAACATCACCGATATTGCTTTTATAGCGAGTGCTTTGTGCTATGGAATGATTATCTTTTTATTTTTTTACTTTTTAAAAAAACGCAACCCACTCGCTTTTCCTGTTGCATTTTATTTGGGGGCTTTGGCCTTGGTTTCCAACTTGCTGGGCTTCAATTTGGGTGCCACGATGGGCGAGCGGTTGATATTCCATTCTTCGCTCGGATTTTGTATTGTATTGGGGTGGCTGATTTATCGGGGAACACAAAATACTGCCACTGCGTGGGTGGCTTATTCCGCGCTCGCTGCCATTTTGCTGGTGTATGCTTACCTCACCGTCAGCAGAAACAAAGATTGGGAAAATGATAATACCCTGTTTTTGGCAGATGTAGAAAAACAGCCCGAAAGTTTGGCACTCAACAACAATGCCTCTACCGCCTATATTTTTATGTCGGCAGCACCGCAGCACAAAAGCCACGAAAACGAGTATATTCTCAAAGCACAAGGATATGCACAAAAAGCATTGAGTATGAACCCCAATTATGTAAATGGCTTGTTGAATATGGCGGCTTGCTACGGCAAACAAAATAAATTGGACAGTGCCGAAGTGTATTTGAGCAAAGCCGATTCGCTGTACCCGACCCACCCTTTGGTAGCCGAACTCCAAAAAAGTATGGTGGCATCGTTGCACAGCAACGCCTTAAAATTTATTAGAACTAATAATGATTTTATCAACGCTATGCCTTTACTACAAAAAGCATTGACCTACGATAGCACTGATGTAAAAGTATTATATGATTTGGGGGTTTGCTATTTCAATACAGGGCAAAGCGAAGCAGCAATTGCTTTATTTAAAAAAGGCTACAAAATAGACCCGAATGATGTTGATATTCAAAGAACCTTACCTTTGTTTTTAGAAAATAAATAATAAATCTGTCGGTGTTATTTTTTTGTTGTGTATCTTTTTTTTATGATAAAAAAAAACAGCGAAAAAAATCTTTTAATACTTTTAAAATAAGTACATCGCCCATACTGTTTTCTGTTTTTTATTATACTCATCTCCATTGTAGATGATATTTTCGCAGAACGCAAAATATATTTTTATGAAATTAAAAAATTGGTTGCCTGTTTTTTCCGTATTCGGAATATTGTTGTTGCTCAATATTCTGTCGCAGCGTTTTTATGCCCGCCTCGACCTCACACAAGAAGGAAAATACACCCTCACTCCGGCTACCAAAAAAGTGCTGCAACAACTCGACGATATTGTTTTTATCAAAGTGTATTTGGAGGGCGATTTTCCGGCGGGTTTCAAGCGTTTGCGCAACAGCACCCAAGATATGCTCGACGAATTTCGCGCTATTGCCGGCAATAATCTTCAATACGAATTTATTGACCCTTTAGATGTGGAAAGTGAAAGCGAAAAACAAGCCATCGCCAACCAACTTATTTAAAAAGGCTTAGTGCCGCGCTGCCTCATTGAAAATGCAGACTGCTACTCCGAAAAAATATTTTTTCCCGGAGCTATCGCCACCTACAAAGGACGCGAATATCCGATAGTGCTGTTGCAGGAACAACTCAACAAAGCCCCCGAAACCGTACTCAACAATTCCACCGCACTGCTCGAATACAACCTCATCAATGCCATTCAAAAACTGCTGCGCAAAGAGCGACCGCATATTGCGTTTTTGGAAGGACACGGCGAACTCACCGAAAACTACGTCAATGATTTTGCGGGCGCACTCCAAACCTACTACGAGTTGCACCGCCTTTCGTTGCCCGAAGTGCTTTCTATTGATACTTTTAAATATGCAGCGGTGGTGCTTGCCAAACCCACACAGCCTTTTGACGAAAAAGACAAATACAAACTCGACCAATATGTGATGCGCGGCGGAAAAATTCTTTGGCTCATAGACCCCCTCATTGCCGATGCCGACAGCCTCAACAATGCCGGCGGCTCATTCATCACCGCCGATTATCCGCTGAATTTAGATGATTTGCTGTTCAGATACGGCGTGCGTATCAATCCCAATTTATTGCAGGATATGCAGTGCAATCCCATTCCGGTGGTGGTGGGTACGGATAAAGCGGGCAACGCCACCCAACAACAACTTTTCCCTTGGTTGTATTATCCCATTTTTACACAATTCAATCAAGCACACCCGATTGGCAAAAATATGGGCGCAACGATGAGTAAATTCGCCTCCACACTCGATACTATTCGTGTGCAGGACATAAAAAAGACAGTGCTGATGAGCAGTTCGCAATACAGCCGTGCGCTCACCAATCCCGTTAATGTGTCGCTGGAAACCGTAAAACAACGCCCACTGCCGGAGCAGTTTAATCAAAAAAACTTAGCAGTAGCAGTAGCTTTGGAAGGAGAATTTACTTCCAATTTCAAAAATCGGCTGGCTTTTTCTACCGCAGAAATGTTGGATAGCTTGAATTTAAAATTTAAAGAAAAAAGCTCACCTACCAAAATGGTCGTCATTGCCGATGGCGATTTTATCAAAAACGATTATGAACGCAGCAGCAGCAAAACACTGCCTCTGGGATATTACAAATACACCAAAGAAACCTTTGCCAACAAAGATTTTTTGCTCAACACCATTGAATGGCTCACCGATGATGCCGGTGTGATAGAAGCCCGCAACAAAGAAATTGCACTGCGCCTTTTAGACGGCGAGCGCAGCAAACAGGAGCGCGTTTTTTGGCAGTTGTTCAATATTATGCTGCCCTTGCTGCTCACGGGCATAGCGGCGGCGGCGTATCATTTTTGGCGAAAACGGCGATATACAAACAATATCATTCGTTGAGGTATATGAAAATGATCTTGCATTTATGTTGTTATGCCATCATCTCTGTACTTTGTTTTATTTGAATATGCAAAAATTTAAAGTTAGCTGATTTATAATATTGCTTTTTTTTGATAGTATTTTATATATGCAGTTTTGGGGCTTTTGCATTATAAAAATCCTGAATTTTATTCATTTTTTAAAAAAAATCACCCTTTACCATTCATTCAGCAGTGTATTTGTCCGGCATCACTTTAGAGCATTTTAAAAATTACCGCCATTTTCAGGCTTCTTTTTCTCCCGACATCAATATCATCACAGGAGCAAACGGAAGCGGCAAAACTAATTTGTTAGATGCCATTTATTATTTGAGTTTTTGTAAAAGCTATTTTAATCTGAGCGATGCTCAAGTCATTGAGCGAGGCAATACATATTTTTTGTTAAGTGGCGAATATTGCAATGATGATAATACCAACGAAACGCTGTTTATACAAGCCAAATACAGCGCAGAGCGCGGCAAAGAAATGTATAAAAACCGTTCACAATACGAGCGTATTTCGCAACATATCGGCTTGTTGCCTTTGGTGATGATAGCTCCCGATGATTTGTTTCAGATAAAAGCGGGCAGCGAAGAACGGCGCAAACTGATAGATGCCGCTTTGGTGCAATTAGAGCCGAAATATTTGGAATCTTTGCAATTGTATAAACGCTGTTTGGAGCAGCGCAACGCTTTACTGAAACATTTTTACGAGCGCGACCGCTACGATTTTGAACTGATGGAGCCTTTTAATCGTATTTTGATACAACACGGCACTTTTATTGCCGAGCAGCGAAGCCGCTACGAAATCCTCATCGCCCCTTTGTTGGCGCAGTTGTATCATTTTTTGTCGGGCGAGCGCGAAGTGGCTGAATGTAGGTATGTTTCTTCTTTGAAAAAACGCCCTTTTTCGGATATTTTATTAGAAAATGTACCCTTTGACAAGCAAGCACAGCGAACCACCGACGGCATACACCGCGACGATTGGGAAATGGAAATAAATGGTTTGAATTTGAAAAAATTTGCCTCGCAAGGGCAGCAAAAATCGTATTTGCTGGCACTCAAATTGGCTTTGGCACAGCTCACCGCCCGTCATAAAGGCATTGCTCCCTTGCTGCTGTTGGACGATATTTTTGACAAATTAGACCCCCACCGCTTGCACCGCCTTTTTGAATTGTTGCCCCAAAGCGGCTGCCGACAAATATTTATCAGCGATACCGACCCACAACGTTTGGCACTTGTATTAAATGGCTTAAATTTGCACTTTCATGCACTCGAAATTCATCATTCTTAATTTTATATCTCTATTTTTTTCATAATCCAATAAAACATACACTTTGAAACGCAACAGCAATGAGCAGAGTTTGGGCGAAGTATTGCGCCATTTTTTGAAAGAAAACGAACTACAGGATAAACTCCACGAGGCAAAAGTCATTGCTTTGTGGGAAGAACTGATGGGCGAAGCGATTGTACGCCATACGGCGGCGGTATCGTTGCGACAGGGAAAATTGTTGTTGCGCATTACATCTGCTCCTTTGAGGCAGGAGTTGCTCTATGCCCGCGAGCGCATTGCCGCTTTGTTCAACGAAAAATTGGGAACCAACTTGATTCGCGAAGTGGTAGTAATGTAGCATACTCTGTCTTTTTTTAAAACTTTTTCTACCATAACCAATACTTTCAAAGCAGATATTTCCGTTTTTATCGGAATAATCAAGACTATTACATAAAAAATTGTTTTTTAAAAAAACGCATTATAAATAATATGAAAAATATACTCTTCTTATTTCTTTTTTGTTTTTTGGCAATTAGTAGCAGCGAGCCGTTGCGTGCCCAAATCGGAGGAGATGATTTTGAAATGTACGGCAACTCGCCCAAAGAAAAAGATAAGGAAAAAGATAAAGACAAGGGCAAAGAAAAATCCAAAAGCAGCAGCAAACAAAAGCCTGCCGCCAATACGCCTCCATCCGACAAAACTCCGGCGAAAACTACTGCTCCCGACAAAAACACAACCACAGCACCCGCCGGCAGCACTCGCGCCGACTCCGCCCAACAGGGCAAAGTGTTGCGCTTGGATTTGGACGGCATCGTCGGAAAATACGTCATTGACACTGTATATGTAAAAGCCCCGCGCAGCAAAATATCTTTCCGCGATCAGGAAAATATTAAATATTATTATCGCCAAGCCATACAGCGCGTCAATGAGGGCGACTTCAAAAGTGCAGTGGATTTATTGAACAAATGCCTCAAAAAAGACCCCAACAATAAAGACCTACTCCTTTTGCGCGGTGGTGCCCAGGCAGAATTGCAGGAATTTAAAAAAGCAAAAAAAGACCTCCAAAAAGCCATTAAATACGACCCTACCAATCCAAACATCAACTACAATCTGGCGGCGGTGCACATGAAACTCGGCGACACCAAAGAAGCCTCCAAAAATTTCAGCTCTGCCATCAAACACAAACCCGACTACTTGCTCGCCTATCAGGGCAGAGCCTCTTGCAATGTACTCAACAAACGCTACGATGCCGCTTTGGACGACTACAACAAAGTAGTAGATTTAAACGGCTTCTTTGCGCCCGCTTATCGCGGAAGGGGTATTGCCAAATGCAAAATCGGCAAATATGACGAAGCTATCAAAGATTTTAATACCAATATCGGCTTGGAGCCGAATGATGGTTTGGCGTATTTTTACAGAGGTTTGGCGTATTCTGCCATCAACGAACCCTACCAAGCCTGCGATGATTTTTTAAGAGCCTATCAACTGAATGTGTTGGACGCTTATAAAGAGCTGAAAAGAATGTGTGATTTTCAGGATTAATAAAAAAGGAAATTACTTTTTTGTCGGACTATTGAATATCATTATTTTTATTTTTTCCTGAAAAAAAAACAACAGCCATGAGTAATAATGTCATTTTGCGTGCCGCCGCCGAACATACTTTTTCACACGAAATAGAGGAACTCAAACGCCACGACCGCCACAATAAACCGGCTCAATGGCAACTGTCGCCGCAGGCGGTACTCACTTATCTGATGGGCGGAAAACTGAACAACGGCTTTGAAATATCGCCCAAATACATCGGCAACAAACGCCTGATGGAGATTGCCATCGCCACCCTCACCACCGACCGCGCTTTGCTGCTCTACGGCTTGCCCGGCACCGCCAAATCTTGGGTATCGGAGCATTTGGCAGCAGCTATTACCGGCGATTCCAAACTCCTCATTCAAGGCACGGCGGGCATCGGCGAAGAAGCCATTCGCTACGGTTGGAACTACGCCCTCCTGCTTGCAGCCGGTCCTTCGCTTGCAGCCTTGGTAGAAACACCCGTGATGAGAGCCATGAAAAGCGGAAAAATTGTGCGCATCGAAGAACTTACCCGCATCGGCTCTGATGTTCAAGATGCCCTCATTACTGTATTGTCCGAAAAATCAATGCCCATTCCCGAACTCAACACACAAGTAGAAGCCATTAGGGGGTTTAATGTTATTGCCACCGCCAACAACCGCGACAAAGGTGTAAATGAATTATCCAGTGCGTTGAAGCGCCGTTTTAATACCGTGATTTTACCTGTGCCTGCCA
The window above is part of the Sphingobacteriales bacterium genome. Proteins encoded here:
- a CDS encoding AAA family ATPase translates to MSNNVILRAAAEHTFSHEIEELKRHDRHNKPAQWQLSPQAVLTYLMGGKLNNGFEISPKYIGNKRLMEIAIATLTTDRALLLYGLPGTAKSWVSEHLAAAITGDSKLLIQGTAGIGEEAIRYGWNYALLLAAGPSLAALVETPVMRAMKSGKIVRIEELTRIGSDVQDALITVLSEKSMPIPELNTQVEAIRGFNVIATANNRDKGVNELSSALKRRFNTVILPVPATIEEETDIVSRRVKSYSQMMELPLPLGITEEIKRIVTIFRELRNGISQDGKLKLKSPSGTLSTAEVISVMNNGLALAHHFGDGDLKADDVAGGIIGTIIKDPVQDKIVMQEYMEAVLKQREGWKDIYRACRDLI
- the recF gene encoding DNA replication and repair protein RecF (All proteins in this family for which functions are known are DNA-binding proteins that assist the filamentation of RecA onto DNA for the initiation of recombination or recombinational repair.); amino-acid sequence: MSGITLEHFKNYRHFQASFSPDINIITGANGSGKTNLLDAIYYLSFCKSYFNLSDAQVIERGNTYFLLSGEYCNDDNTNETLFIQAKYSAERGKEMYKNRSQYERISQHIGLLPLVMIAPDDLFQIKAGSEERRKLIDAALVQLEPKYLESLQLYKRCLEQRNALLKHFYERDRYDFELMEPFNRILIQHGTFIAEQRSRYEILIAPLLAQLYHFLSGEREVAECRYVSSLKKRPFSDILLENVPFDKQAQRTTDGIHRDDWEMEINGLNLKKFASQGQQKSYLLALKLALAQLTARHKGIAPLLLLDDIFDKLDPHRLHRLFELLPQSGCRQIFISDTDPQRLALVLNGLNLHFHALEIHHS
- a CDS encoding DUF721 domain-containing protein, which produces MKRNSNEQSLGEVLRHFLKENELQDKLHEAKVIALWEELMGEAIVRHTAAVSLRQGKLLLRITSAPLRQELLYARERIAALFNEKLGTNLIREVVVM
- a CDS encoding Gldg family protein codes for the protein MKLKNWLPVFSVFGILLLLNILSQRFYARLDLTQEGKYTLTPATKKVLQQLDDIVFIKVYLEGDFPAGFKRLRNSTQDMLDEFRAIAGNNLQYEFIDPLDVESESEKQAIANQLI
- the gldG gene encoding gliding motility-associated ABC transporter substrate-binding protein GldG; its protein translation is MPRCLIENADCYSEKIFFPGAIATYKGREYPIVLLQEQLNKAPETVLNNSTALLEYNLINAIQKLLRKERPHIAFLEGHGELTENYVNDFAGALQTYYELHRLSLPEVLSIDTFKYAAVVLAKPTQPFDEKDKYKLDQYVMRGGKILWLIDPLIADADSLNNAGGSFITADYPLNLDDLLFRYGVRINPNLLQDMQCNPIPVVVGTDKAGNATQQQLFPWLYYPIFTQFNQAHPIGKNMGATMSKFASTLDTIRVQDIKKTVLMSSSQYSRALTNPVNVSLETVKQRPLPEQFNQKNLAVAVALEGEFTSNFKNRLAFSTAEMLDSLNLKFKEKSSPTKMVVIADGDFIKNDYERSSSKTLPLGYYKYTKETFANKDFLLNTIEWLTDDAGVIEARNKEIALRLLDGERSKQERVFWQLFNIMLPLLLTGIAAAAYHFWRKRRYTNNIIR
- a CDS encoding tetratricopeptide repeat protein, translated to MSALLEKTTKGYIPYLILFVFSFLLYANTLHHQYALDDGMTILNNEYVLKGVRGIPDIFTKDMLDSYYRKMGANGRLHGGRFRPLSVATFAVEQECIGARNNMDFGKNEWDVNKNGISEPEEDVYKDGIYDQKDAMAKGFGLRHWVNVLLYSLLVCLIFAALVKINFRHGQALAALIIALLFAAHPIHTEVVANVKSRDEILSLLFIVATLIAAHNFYRRNDTKWLLLTGFFFLMAMLSKEFGIILLVLLPLSFYLFEKDIIASKYTKIMGIIGGTLLIYILLRLQTGALFQKEDIGVESEILNNPYLFAKGTEAFATKIFVLLKYLILLIIPYPLVSDYGYNSIPYKNITDIAFIASALCYGMIIFLFFYFLKKRNPLAFPVAFYLGALALVSNLLGFNLGATMGERLIFHSSLGFCIVLGWLIYRGTQNTATAWVAYSALAAILLVYAYLTVSRNKDWENDNTLFLADVEKQPESLALNNNASTAYIFMSAAPQHKSHENEYILKAQGYAQKALSMNPNYVNGLLNMAACYGKQNKLDSAEVYLSKADSLYPTHPLVAELQKSMVASLHSNALKFIRTNNDFINAMPLLQKALTYDSTDVKVLYDLGVCYFNTGQSEAAIALFKKGYKIDPNDVDIQRTLPLFLENK
- a CDS encoding tetratricopeptide repeat protein, with product MKNILFLFLFCFLAISSSEPLRAQIGGDDFEMYGNSPKEKDKEKDKDKGKEKSKSSSKQKPAANTPPSDKTPAKTTAPDKNTTTAPAGSTRADSAQQGKVLRLDLDGIVGKYVIDTVYVKAPRSKISFRDQENIKYYYRQAIQRVNEGDFKSAVDLLNKCLKKDPNNKDLLLLRGGAQAELQEFKKAKKDLQKAIKYDPTNPNINYNLAAVHMKLGDTKEASKNFSSAIKHKPDYLLAYQGRASCNVLNKRYDAALDDYNKVVDLNGFFAPAYRGRGIAKCKIGKYDEAIKDFNTNIGLEPNDGLAYFYRGLAYSAINEPYQACDDFLRAYQLNVLDAYKELKRMCDFQD